The proteins below come from a single Deltaproteobacteria bacterium GWA2_45_12 genomic window:
- a CDS encoding ferrous iron transporter B, whose translation MEEILIVGSPNSGKSLLFNRLTGLSQKVANFPGVTVEVHSGAGRKNSDIEYIDFPGAYSVNTLTKDEQVAVQAMEDALKKKNVRLVMCVLDATRLERSLLYGVQVLKRVHQHGHKMIFVANMLDELKINGLKLNAEGLSKTLGCPVLMLSARTLEGVKDLESFVDGTNILNEVDPEILARDDFSLTRLAHELARRFGPKGDVLLKSQYRFDRFLLSSTWGFIAFFAIMYVVFQSIFTWAAPLMDGIESGISFLSVWTIRFLPVGFVSDFIKDALFGGLGAFIVFVPQIFVLSFIVGFLEDSGYLARAAVLCHRPLRFFGLTGKSFVPMLSGFACAIPGIYAARTIDSPKRRFLTYMAIPLMACSARLPVYGLLIAVLIPAKTFFGGIFGLQGLVFFCLYLFGLVMALLVTGVLSRVGYQKKDDAPFVLEMPPYRMPMWGTLLRHSWEKSLAFVRRAGGIIFSVTVVVWFLGYMPNRGMNLGESWLGSIGVWLEPLVRPLGLDWMYAVAILSSFLAREVFVGTMGALLGIARADDDVTSLVERLQATGLTLASGLALLVFYAIALQCVATLAVMKRESGSWKLPLQTFFLYTFLAYGAALAVHFMVSFFG comes from the coding sequence CAATTTTCCGGGTGTCACCGTGGAGGTGCATTCGGGAGCCGGCCGTAAAAATTCGGATATTGAATACATCGATTTCCCCGGGGCCTACAGTGTGAATACGCTTACCAAAGACGAACAGGTGGCGGTCCAGGCCATGGAAGACGCGCTAAAGAAAAAAAATGTCCGGTTGGTGATGTGTGTTCTTGATGCGACCAGACTCGAGAGAAGCCTCTTATATGGAGTGCAGGTACTTAAACGTGTGCACCAGCATGGACATAAGATGATTTTTGTTGCCAACATGCTCGATGAGTTAAAGATCAATGGGCTTAAACTAAATGCCGAAGGGCTTTCTAAAACACTGGGATGCCCTGTACTCATGCTGTCTGCCCGGACCCTTGAAGGGGTCAAGGACTTAGAGTCCTTTGTGGATGGAACAAATATCTTAAATGAAGTGGATCCAGAAATTCTGGCTCGCGACGATTTCTCGCTTACGCGTTTGGCTCATGAATTGGCAAGGCGTTTTGGGCCCAAAGGGGATGTGCTTTTAAAATCCCAATACCGGTTTGATCGTTTCCTGCTTTCCTCCACATGGGGGTTTATCGCTTTTTTTGCCATTATGTATGTTGTGTTCCAGTCCATTTTTACTTGGGCGGCGCCATTGATGGATGGCATTGAATCAGGTATCAGTTTTTTATCTGTATGGACCATCAGATTTTTGCCCGTTGGTTTTGTCTCTGATTTTATCAAAGACGCTCTCTTTGGAGGGTTGGGGGCTTTCATTGTTTTTGTGCCGCAGATTTTTGTATTGAGTTTCATTGTTGGTTTTTTGGAAGACTCCGGTTATTTGGCCAGGGCTGCTGTTTTATGCCACCGGCCTCTTCGTTTTTTTGGGCTGACAGGAAAAAGTTTTGTTCCCATGCTTTCGGGTTTTGCGTGCGCCATTCCTGGTATATATGCCGCCCGTACCATCGATTCCCCCAAAAGGCGTTTTCTCACCTATATGGCAATTCCCCTCATGGCGTGTTCAGCTAGGCTACCTGTTTATGGATTGCTCATCGCCGTTTTAATTCCTGCCAAGACATTTTTTGGAGGAATTTTTGGTTTGCAGGGGCTGGTGTTTTTTTGTCTTTATCTATTTGGGCTGGTGATGGCTCTTCTGGTGACGGGTGTTCTTTCACGTGTGGGTTATCAAAAGAAAGATGATGCCCCCTTTGTATTGGAAATGCCTCCCTACCGCATGCCCATGTGGGGCACGCTCCTACGACATAGTTGGGAAAAATCACTTGCGTTTGTAAGACGTGCGGGAGGCATTATTTTTTCGGTCACGGTGGTTGTCTGGTTTTTAGGGTATATGCCCAATCGGGGAATGAATTTGGGAGAGTCCTGGTTGGGGAGCATTGGTGTCTGGCTTGAGCCCTTGGTGCGTCCCTTGGGGTTGGATTGGATGTATGCCGTGGCGATCCTTAGCTCCTTTTTGGCGCGGGAAGTGTTTGTGGGAACCATGGGTGCCTTATTAGGAATTGCAAGGGCTGACGACGACGTAACCAGCCTTGTAGAACGCCTACAAGCCACCGGGCTTACTTTGGCCTCTGGCTTGGCCCTTCTGGTTTTTTACGCCATTGCCCTGCAATGCGTGGCCACTCTGGCCGTAATGAAGCGCGAAAGCGGATCATGGAAACTGCCCCTTCAAACTTTTTTTCTCTATACGTTTTTGGCCTACGGCGCAGCCTTGGCTGTTCACTTTATGGTGTCTTTTTTTGGGTGA